Proteins found in one Oribacterium sp. oral taxon 102 genomic segment:
- a CDS encoding pyridoxamine kinase: protein MPKVVTIQDLSCFGKCSLTVALPLLSAMGAETAVLPTAILSTHTLFPGAHCMRLDAALPKISEHWSSLGLRFDVIYSGYLASESQVRFAIDFFRCFSDNTPLRFVDPAMADNGRLYSGFSPSFPAVMAQLCAAADIIAPNLTEAALLSGIAYRESYDEDYLRDVLEALIPLGTRQAIVLTGVSAEAGRTGVYGLDLRSHEFFSYSHEKCGAGYHGTGDIFSSVTVGALAKGLPLRQSLSLAADFTVSCIKASQSQGRDSRCGVCFEPEIPMLLAKLSAAGV from the coding sequence ATGCCTAAGGTTGTCACCATACAGGATCTCTCCTGCTTCGGGAAATGCTCCCTCACCGTCGCTCTGCCGCTGCTCTCCGCCATGGGCGCGGAGACCGCGGTGCTCCCAACCGCAATTCTCTCCACGCACACGCTATTTCCGGGAGCGCACTGTATGAGACTCGATGCGGCGCTTCCGAAAATCAGCGAGCATTGGAGCAGCCTCGGGCTCCGCTTCGATGTGATCTACAGCGGCTACCTCGCCTCCGAGTCACAGGTTCGCTTCGCGATCGACTTTTTCCGCTGTTTCTCCGACAACACCCCGCTTCGCTTCGTGGATCCCGCGATGGCAGACAACGGGAGACTCTATTCCGGCTTCTCCCCCTCCTTTCCTGCTGTAATGGCGCAGCTCTGCGCCGCCGCGGACATCATCGCGCCGAATCTGACCGAGGCGGCGCTGCTCTCCGGCATAGCATACCGGGAAAGCTATGACGAGGACTACCTCCGGGACGTCCTGGAGGCGCTCATACCTCTCGGCACGAGACAGGCGATCGTCCTGACCGGCGTTTCCGCCGAGGCAGGACGAACCGGTGTGTACGGTCTGGATCTCCGTTCGCATGAATTCTTCTCCTACAGCCATGAGAAGTGCGGCGCAGGCTATCACGGTACCGGGGATATCTTCTCCAGCGTCACGGTCGGCGCACTCGCGAAGGGGCTTCCCCTGCGGCAGTCACTCTCGCTCGCCGCAGACTTCACCGTTTCCTGCATCAAGGCAAGCCAAAGCCAGGGGCGAGACAGCCGCTGCGGCGTATGCTTCGAGCCCGAAATCCCGATGCTGCTCGCAAAGCTGTCCGCCGCCGGCGTATAG
- a CDS encoding flavin reductase family protein, whose product MSKICFPKPGNFVYPVPAVLVSCRGKDGQSNLITVAWTGTVCSDPPMAYISVRKERASYAILRESGEFVINLPSRAMARAVDFCGCTTLRKLDKWEATGLHEGESRMISAPTVEEAPVSIECRVTQVLPLGSHDMFLAEVVAVQVEERYMDKKGGFRMEKVDLMAYSHGEYYALGELLGSFGYSVRKRKREEK is encoded by the coding sequence ATGTCGAAAATCTGCTTCCCGAAGCCGGGAAATTTTGTTTATCCGGTACCGGCGGTGCTGGTCAGCTGCAGAGGGAAAGATGGGCAGAGCAATCTGATTACCGTAGCATGGACGGGCACCGTCTGTTCGGATCCGCCCATGGCGTATATCTCTGTGCGGAAGGAGAGGGCGAGCTATGCGATCTTACGGGAGAGCGGAGAATTCGTTATTAACCTTCCGAGCCGCGCCATGGCGCGAGCCGTGGATTTCTGCGGCTGTACGACGCTGCGCAAGCTGGATAAATGGGAGGCGACAGGACTTCATGAGGGCGAGAGCCGCATGATCTCTGCACCGACCGTGGAAGAAGCGCCGGTCTCCATTGAATGCAGAGTGACGCAGGTGCTTCCGCTGGGCAGTCACGACATGTTCCTCGCGGAGGTCGTGGCGGTGCAGGTGGAGGAACGCTATATGGACAAGAAGGGCGGCTTTCGCATGGAGAAGGTGGATCTCATGGCGTATTCCCATGGAGAATATTATGCACTCGGAGAGCTGCTCGGCAGCTTCGGCTATTCGGTGCGGAAAAGAAAGCGTGAGGAAAAATAA
- a CDS encoding polysaccharide deacetylase family protein, whose protein sequence is MILLFVLFMLLLLSFRAAAGILGYIEASREAQRGSKETIETVENSAQGKLAEEVPSLAATAAAAAVPAESDATLPAESAAAPSSGAGDGELDSSDPTHILSGGRYIDSTKPMIAFTFDDGPKTEIEQQLTDALEQVNGRATFFLIGNRTGSAAEHVKQMSEHGHEIANHSWDHDTKMNKKDVDYIRNEFTKTDETLQSITGKEVLLYRLPGGNISDNVRTALKKPMIYWSIDTEDWKFRRADHVISEIRGKVHDGDIVLMHSLYQSTADACKTLIPELAAQGYQFVTVSELIALRGEGVTGGNGKQYKKFPPLAAPSASGETAAAETTAVPPTDTAPAENVSAESTTAETTRESTAAAPLSADTILVGPGAGL, encoded by the coding sequence ATGATACTGCTTTTCGTCCTTTTTATGCTGCTTTTGCTGAGCTTTCGTGCCGCGGCGGGGATCCTCGGCTATATCGAAGCCAGCCGGGAAGCGCAGCGCGGAAGCAAAGAAACGATAGAGACTGTGGAAAATTCCGCACAGGGAAAGCTCGCTGAGGAGGTTCCGAGTCTTGCTGCAACTGCAGCGGCTGCGGCTGTTCCGGCGGAGTCGGATGCGACGCTTCCCGCAGAGAGTGCAGCTGCACCCTCCTCCGGTGCAGGAGATGGAGAGCTAGACAGCTCTGACCCGACGCACATCCTCTCCGGCGGACGCTATATTGACAGCACGAAGCCGATGATCGCCTTCACCTTCGACGACGGCCCCAAGACGGAAATCGAGCAGCAGCTGACCGATGCGCTGGAGCAGGTCAACGGCAGAGCTACCTTTTTCCTCATCGGAAACCGGACAGGCAGCGCAGCAGAGCATGTGAAGCAGATGTCGGAGCACGGTCATGAGATCGCCAATCATTCCTGGGATCATGATACCAAGATGAATAAAAAGGACGTAGATTATATCCGGAATGAATTCACCAAAACGGATGAGACGCTTCAGAGCATCACCGGAAAGGAAGTGCTCCTCTATCGCCTTCCGGGTGGAAATATCTCAGATAATGTCCGCACCGCTCTGAAAAAGCCGATGATCTACTGGTCCATCGACACCGAGGACTGGAAATTCCGCCGTGCCGACCATGTTATCTCCGAGATCCGCGGCAAGGTGCATGACGGCGACATTGTCCTGATGCATTCTCTCTATCAGAGCACGGCAGATGCCTGCAAGACCCTGATTCCGGAGCTCGCCGCACAGGGCTACCAGTTCGTAACTGTCTCCGAGCTGATCGCACTCCGCGGAGAGGGTGTCACCGGAGGAAACGGCAAGCAGTATAAGAAATTCCCCCCGCTCGCAGCGCCGTCCGCCTCCGGCGAAACAGCCGCAGCCGAAACGACGGCAGTGCCCCCAACCGATACAGCGCCGGCAGAGAACGTTTCCGCTGAAAGCACCACCGCTGAAACGACACGGGAGAGCACAGCCGCCGCTCCGCTCTCCGCAGACACTATCCTCGTAGGACCGGGCGCAGGGCTGTAA